One segment of Lachancea thermotolerans CBS 6340 chromosome E complete sequence DNA contains the following:
- a CDS encoding KLTH0E13596p (weakly similar to uniprot|P32909 Saccharomyces cerevisiae YBR172C SMY2 partial suppressor of myo2-66 Kinesin-related protein suppressing myosin defects (MYO2) and to uniprot|Q02875 YPL105c) has product MMNSGNGYQPDPLGSVGAQFEALHLSGASTPMLEGGSLHLHKTPSLLDNIGIQRANSPFVSVADDTYLARQQLHHQQPQQPHPVLPVHSHSSSSLALDWAHQGKAQVPANGHPQNAASTIGYVPNSIVSEPVGIPPPPGVFAPRIPIVESQWKYIDFQGLIQGPFPTQSMTSWLQAGYLQSSLQVARVATTPEPFGVNDTFAPLGDLMAKVGDFTDPFNKLDLIVSQAQTKSVQQCNPSRQLGLDPLSLGTTDPMVMSSVPASSAPVTDPSMQSLDGEFHATVLETSDYTHNQVLGLRDNDGGFYQEVVSRIPVDKFVENLDKIDAPSKATDGQMKGRQQIDQEAVQRRLDYEERQKRERSLALERLKEQELLKQQNELATSLDKNNIEEAQSQEIVNVQAANQEEIKRKRAEEASRKLIEEEERAAKEKKDAADRRKRQESKKTTQETSAPAPSPATKPAKPAPWASKAAQPFSGSSLAEIQQKESAQRASRKQEHEEQAREMAAKLQKQVLNEEAPVPRIDSIASWASKKSVPGSQGENKPPVKTIEQVQKEQLEQKKFLAEQKRIWEEAQKTAKIKATGTPNNETKEWTTVTKKQALPVKNNISKALNQPNSYLSPDKLRAVSANTSKQIGSSTSIPTLKARASAKVPASYTGNQSTSIRQEFLKWCKSQMKLAPDVDVNGVLEVLLSLPAGPESKEIIADTIYSNSLSMDGRRFATEFIKRRVDCENKLNDALSWSEALKMPKGDVEDWEFQVVGKKKNRKH; this is encoded by the coding sequence ATGATGAATTCTGGTAACGGGTACCAGCCGGACCCTCTAGGTTCGGTAGGTGCACAGTTCGAAGCATTGCATTTAAGCGGAGCGTCTACACCAATGCTTGAGGGTGGATCATTGCATTTGCACAAAACTCCTTCATTACTTGACAACATTGGCATTCAGAGAGCCAATTCCCCGTTTGTGAGTGTTGCGGACGACACTTATCTTGCGCGCCAGCAATTGCATCATCAACAGCCACAACAACCTCATCCGGTACTACCGGTCCACTCACATTCGTCATCgtctttggctttggaCTGGGCTCACCAAGGTAAGGCCCAAGTGCCGGCGAATGGCCATCCTCAAAATGCTGCTTCAACGATTGGCTATGTGCCAAACTCGATAGTCAGTGAACCTGTCGGGATCCCGCCGCCTCCTGGAGTTTTCGCTCCGCGCATTCCGATCGTGGAGTCCCAATGGAAGTATATTGATTTTCAGGGTCTCATTCAGGGACCATTCCCCACCCAATCCATGACTAGCTGGCTTCAGGCAGGTTATCTGCAAAGCTCCCTTCAAGTGGCACGCGTTGCGACTACCCCAGAGCCTTTTGGTGTCAATGACACCTTCGCACCTTTGGGAGACCTCATGGCCAAAGTCGGAGATTTCACAGATCCTTTCAATAAGTTGGATCTAATTGTTAGCCAAGCCCAAACCAAAAGCGTACAGCAATGCAACCCCAGTAGGCAATTGGGCCTTGATCCTCTCTCCTTGGGCACAACTGATCCTATGGTTATGAGCTCTGTACCTGCGTCTTCTGCACCCGTCACTGACCCTAGCATGCAGTCCCTTGATGGAGAATTTCATGCTACAGTTCTTGAGACCAGTGATTATACACATAACCAAGTTTTAGGTCTGCGTGATAATGATGGTGGGTTTTACCAAGAGGTTGTGTCGCGCATTCCTGTAGATAAGTTTGTCGAAAATCTAGACAAGATTGACGCTCCTAGTAAGGCAACTGACGGACAAATGAAAGGCCGCCAGCAGATAGATCAGGAAGCGGTCCAAAGAAGGCTCGATTATGAAGAGAGGCAGAAGAGAGAAAGATCACTAGCCCTTGAAAGATTAAAGGAACAGGAGCTCTTGAAACAGCAAAATGAACTGGCGACAAGTTTagacaaaaacaacattgaAGAGGCGCAGTCCCAAGAAATAGTGAATGTGCAGGCTGCGAACCAAGAGGAAATCAAGCGCAAGCGTGCGGAAGAAGCAAGCCGGAAATtgattgaggaagaagagcgagcggcaaaagaaaaaaaggatGCTGCAGACCGTCGTAAGCGTCAGGAGTCCAAGAAGACGACCCAGGAAACATCTGCACCAGCTCCGTCCCCCGCAACAAAGCCAGCTAAGCCAGCTCCTTGGGCAAGCAAGGCAGCGCAGCCTTTTTCAGGATCTTCACTTGCTGAAATTCAGCAGAAGGAATCTGCTCAAAGAGCTAGCCGTAAACAAGAACACGAGGAACAGGCCCGCGAAATGGctgcaaaacttcaaaagcaggTTTTGAACGAAGAAGCACCTGTTCCTAGGATAGACTCTATTGCATCGTGGGCAAGCAAGAAATCTGTTCCAGGCTCTCAAGGAGAAAACAAGCCACCCGTGAAGACTATTGAACAggttcaaaaagaacaactcgagcaaaagaagtttttggcgGAACAGAAGAGGATTTGGgaagaagctcagaaaaCCGCGAAAATCAAGGCAACTGGTACGCCCAATAACGAGACTAAAGAATGGACTACTGTAACCAAAAAGCAGGCCCTGCCTGTGAAAAATAACATCTCCAAAGCTCTAAACCAGCCTAACTCTTATTTAAGTCCCGATAAATTAAGGGCTGTGAGTGCTAACACCAGCAAGCAAATTGGGTCTTCCACAAGCATACCCACGCTTAAAGCGAGAGCGAGTGCGAAGGTCCCGGCCTCTTACACTGGCAATCAATCAACTTCCATTCgtcaagaatttttgaagtggtGTAAGTCACAAATGAAACTGGCCCCGGATGTAGACGTCAATGGCGTTTTGGAAGTTCTTTTAAGCTTGCCTGCCGGTCCTGAGTCAAAAGAGATTATTGCAGACACAATTTACTCCAATAGTCTTTCGATGGATGGAAGAAGGTTTGCAACTGAATTCATAAAACGCCGCGTGGACTGTGAAAATAAACTGAACGATGCCCTGTCATGGAGCGAAGCACTAAAAATGCCTAAAGGTGACGTTGAAGACTGGGAATTTCAGGTTGTCGGCAAAAAGAAAAATAGAAAGCACTGA